cgctcatcacggacttgttcgactaattgggcaaagcaaagtatttctccaaactcgacctccggtTTGGGTACTGGCAAGTGCGTATcgttgaaggcgacgaagcgaagactatttATGTGACCAGGtacggagcgtttgagttcttggtgatgcctttcgacttaaccaatgctccggccacattctacactcttatgaaccaactattcaaggagtatttagatAAGTTTATGGTCGTCTACTTGGGACGATATTGTCGTCTACAgcgaaacgctcgaggagcatgtcaagcactttCGGTACACATCTGAAGCCAATAAGTATGCATTGGTTTGGTGTATCTTAATTTTTGGTGCACATCTGAAGCCAATATGTATGCATTGGTTTGGTGTATCTTAATTTTCCACTGAGATTTTTATTGTCAAGTTTAATTTTCATGCGCATGTGATGATATTAGTTTAGTGGCACTAAGTTGCACTTTAATCTGTTCTTCAGGCTGTACATAAAGCAGCCTTCTTCCAGCACATCAATTGCAGGATATGACGATGAACCTGAATGGGCGGAGTATAAGATCAAAGAGACAAATATGTTTACGATTGACAAGTATCAACAGGTGCTATTTTATTATCTAGATGGAGTTTGCCTCTTAATAGCAGGTGAAGTAATAATATTAGTGAATTTGCAGATTGGATTCTTCCCAAGAGAGAAAGCATTTTCTCTTAGGTACCAAACTGCTGGTATGCTGGAAACTGTTCTAAGAGCAGGTGTGCTTGGAGAAGATGACACTGGTGAAGAATCTCCCAAGTAATTTCCTCTTAGACTAGATTTTGCAATTTGAGGTTTCATGTCAATTGAATCTTCTCTTTTGTATGTGGATGTTTGCATGGTAAACACTCTAGCAAGCATCGTCTAAATCAAAACTCTTTAATTTGTTAACTTTGGGTACTTGAATTTCTCTATATGATAACACTGGTTTCTTTTTTTCATAAGAAATGACAGATTTATCTCTGAACGAGGCGATAAGAATCGCATGTCAGTGATATTCTAAACTAACTCACGAACTCCAATTCTCAATTATATTGGCATAGAGTTTATAGTCTCAAAGGTTTTCTTCAGCTGCTAGTGCATGATGGGACTGGAAGATCTTGATGGTCATATCTTTCATGTTTGCAGAAACTTGAAGATTCCTTCAAAATGGCCTTCTGTTGTCTGTGAAAATTGTCTATATTCTCTGGAGAAAGATATGCGAACAAGAGCTTTCCACATAATGGATCCAAAGGGCATTCTTGAAATGCTTGTTATTTTTATTGAAGAACAAGGAAATGAGATGCCTGCTTTTTCAACTTGGAATTTAGAGGTCAGTGTATGCCGCCATCTTTTTGCTAAAAAACATACCATTACATCTTGTGACAATTATAATGCTTATATCACTAAACATTTATGTTGTACGTTTAGTTCCTAGCAACAGTGGACGGCATTGAGAATGAAACTATCTTGAACAACATTGTTTGATACATCATTCCAGTGGGTTATCTCCCTTTTATCTAGATGTTGGATTCAGGTGCGCTTGTCTGAATGACAACTATTGCATCCTACAAAATTGTAAATGTTGGATTCTATTTCCTGTCATATTAAGGTAGACATGTACTTACTCGATAAGAGGAAGCACAGCATAGTGTTAAAAGCTCTAATTTTCTTTTCTGATGTTTCAGCAAGAGCAATCTTTGACACCATATCATAGTTACCTTTAGATTTTTACCAGTTATCATATCATCTTTGAGCCTTGCCCATGTTTCCTAAGAATGTTGTATATCCTTCAAAACTGACTCAACTTTGGTGAAATTTAATCCAGATTCAGACTGCAGAATATGTCAGCCTGTCTAATGATATTCTACTTTTCGTAAAATGACTACATAATTTCTTGTTTGTTGCAAATTACAAACTTCCTCTGTATGTAAGATTCATATCAAGTGTTACTTTTGTGACAATTTGCACCATCAAATACAAAGAAAGGATGTGTTTCGAATGTGCTATTGCTATTAGATAATGAAGATTAGTTCTCTTCGGTGGATACTAACTGATCTAGTTCCTCCAGGACACAACTTCGACAAACAATGAGAGTGGCACTACCACTAACGTGCGTTGGACAGGCACGATAAGCAACAACTTGGTGGTGACCTTCGATGGAGGCTTCCAGCTGACCTTATTACCTGGAGGAATGTATATGGCTTCACCGGAGAAGCGGCAGAAGCTCGTGCGCACTTACGATGTGGAAGGTCTTGTAGTGTCATCTACTTGTTTCTATGAGATCAAAGTCTAAGGTCAACTTGCATGGACCATGCTGCAGCTTATCCTTGGTTACACTAGATAGATTCCAgttaaaatagaacaccaaggcTTCGTTCAAGGCCTTGTATCAACTGAATAGTTGAATAGAGAGAATAAATACTTTTCTTGagtaatatttatgatattttattagtATCAACTAAAAGGATTGGGTGAAGACGAAGCTTAGTTTTCTTACAATTTGCAATGGAGCTCTATAACCGACAAAAGCCCTTTTAAATTACGTAGAAGGTAATCAATTattttgatcatgaaaattttacaCGAGATTGTTATGAATGATTGCTACAAGCCCATAATGTAACACTTTTATCACTCACTCTTGTGATAGCCTAAAAATATTGTTttccttatattttttttttttctataaatgcACTTTTCAAACTATTTTGTTAACCATCGTTAATTCCCAGTTAAAATGGGACAAAATAGCCCTTTAAGCCCATGCCATAATATGATTTTGGTGTCATtagctagtaaaaaaaaaaaaaggtcaatcATTTCAACACCCTATAATGTTGTGAGTGATAAGGCTTGCCAACTTATGAACAAATATTATTCATCAAGTCTTGTGAAAAATTGGGATATTGCTGATATTTAGAACtataattttcattttaagaccatTTCCGTTGCTTTCAGTTGTTTGTTCTGTGTCTATCTCTCAAACAATGATGATGTTTTCTCTATCAATCATTCATCCTTTTgactatttttttcttattttacaaGTCATTTTGAGATAGCTATTGTTTGGGTACATAATAAGTTATAATTCTATTTATAACAATGACAAATAGATTAACTCACTtccgattgttgaatctcgtattttgatgatgaaactactcgatatatgtttatgatttaatctgcgttttgagtgacgaaggatacctcgatcaggatgagacaattaaagcaagaaaatcatgttgggccggaggaacatgtcagaagattggacgtcgggccggtggatcggtcgacgtatcgacagaaggcttcgggctgtggattcgggcatcgggccaaggagagcggatattacgccaaggacatCGGAATTGCGGagacaactagccgattgggcaataggccgtaagagaggacgatgcaccgaagaatcggacgaagcgtcgagagaccaataacatgccggacaacgtgattaatgcttaggattaattgtctcgatcgaagtttttgttttacatgtgcatgattaactacgatgaaagtaagacatgcagcaggagttgcgccggagtcatgacaatgatcacgttgggagttcgagagctcgacgaaagttcggacagtcgtcggaggttctgcgggaacaaatccgagaagtccagaagcttgccaaaggagctcatcggaacttgccaagtggatcgtcgcaagtccaggagtttgccggaagtccgcaggaggatcaccgacagttcgtcggatgatcgacggaagttcgcaggaaactcg
The DNA window shown above is from Musa acuminata AAA Group cultivar baxijiao chromosome BXJ2-4, Cavendish_Baxijiao_AAA, whole genome shotgun sequence and carries:
- the LOC103983381 gene encoding uncharacterized protein LOC103983381 isoform X2; its protein translation is MFTIDKYQQIGFFPREKAFSLRYQTAGMLETVLRAGVLGEDDTGEESPKNLKIPSKWPSVVCENCLYSLEKDMRTRAFHIMDPKGILEMLVIFIEEQGNEMPAFSTWNLEFLATVDGIENETILNNIV
- the LOC103983381 gene encoding uncharacterized protein LOC103983381 isoform X1, whose amino-acid sequence is MFTIDKYQQIGFFPREKAFSLRYQTAGMLETVLRAGVLGEDDTGEESPKNLKIPSKWPSVVCENCLYSLEKDMRTRAFHIMDPKGILEMLVIFIEEQGNEMPAFSTWNLEDTTSTNNESGTTTNVRWTGTISNNLVVTFDGGFQLTLLPGGMYMASPEKRQKLVRTYDVEGLVVSSTCFYEIKV